From one Stieleria sp. JC731 genomic stretch:
- the folK gene encoding 2-amino-4-hydroxy-6-hydroxymethyldihydropteridine diphosphokinase → MKPTSPPISRPLPGASTPQHVQQSQCLISFGSNLGDRHDLIAAAASEIAGWDIVSTENPLQTSRLFETPPIGGPSGQEPFLNAVGAFETTAPAREVLGRLQELENRLGRQRRRRWDARSIDLDVVLHGQLVGGATNLVVPHPRYTARQFVLKPACDVVPHFRDPRFGWTMRQLHDHLLVGSPSLALVTGSRAMREAMCERLEAEHGIAYRREGAAEFETGELWESKPWVSSEWTRRPQTGRESSLTSEGVKSMPRLLVRLHRVEENLRWPAPHLMWPGGWGWPEYRLECSDIDWAIGELASAFDSMRCEVLPVSEDGRWWKK, encoded by the coding sequence ATGAAGCCTACCTCCCCGCCCATTTCAAGACCTTTGCCGGGGGCATCGACCCCGCAGCATGTTCAGCAATCCCAGTGCTTGATCAGTTTTGGCAGCAACTTGGGCGATCGGCATGATCTGATCGCCGCGGCAGCCAGCGAAATTGCGGGTTGGGATATTGTCTCTACCGAAAACCCGCTGCAGACCAGCAGGCTTTTCGAAACGCCTCCGATTGGCGGGCCGAGCGGTCAGGAGCCATTTTTGAATGCGGTCGGGGCTTTCGAGACCACCGCACCGGCTCGCGAAGTTCTCGGCCGTTTGCAGGAATTGGAGAATCGACTGGGGCGTCAGCGTCGTCGCCGTTGGGATGCCCGATCGATCGACTTGGATGTCGTGCTTCATGGGCAGCTCGTTGGCGGGGCGACCAATCTGGTTGTGCCCCATCCCCGTTACACCGCACGTCAGTTTGTGCTCAAGCCGGCCTGCGACGTCGTGCCACACTTTCGGGATCCTCGGTTCGGTTGGACCATGCGGCAGCTGCACGATCACTTGTTGGTCGGGTCACCGTCGTTGGCATTGGTGACTGGATCGCGAGCGATGCGCGAAGCGATGTGTGAGCGGTTAGAGGCCGAGCATGGGATTGCCTACCGCCGCGAAGGAGCGGCGGAATTTGAAACAGGTGAGTTGTGGGAGTCGAAGCCTTGGGTTTCTAGCGAATGGACTCGGCGTCCCCAAACTGGCCGAGAGAGTTCGCTAACATCGGAGGGTGTAAAGTCAATGCCGCGATTGTTGGTGCGTTTACATCGTGTGGAGGAAAACCTTCGATGGCCCGCGCCGCACCTAATGTGGCCAGGCGGTTGGGGGTGGCCAGAATACCGTTTGGAGTGCAGTGACATTGACTGGGCGATCGGTGAACTCGCTTCTGCTTTTGATTCAATGCGATGCGAAGTTTTGCCGGTCAGTGAAGACGGACGTTGGTGGAAAAAATAA